The genomic segment ATCATTGCCATCGATTTATTTTGTTGTGTTTGCCCCATCATCGAAATTTTGGATGATGCAAAAGTCGTTAATGCTGCAACGATTGGTAAAATAAAGTATGGATCTGGGCTACCTAGTTGCATCCATAAGAAGGTATCTGTCTTAATTTCTGCTGTTCTACTAATAGCTTGATAAAAACCTAATAGAATAGGCATTTGAATAAGTAATGGCAAACAACCCATCATTGGATTGACGCTATTTTCTTGATATAAACGCATTGTTTCTTGTTGTAATTTTTGTTTTGTTTCATTGTCTTTAGATGCATATTTCGTTTGAAGTTCTTTGATTTTTGGTTGTAAATTGGTCATAGCTTTTTGGCTCTTCAGTTGTTTCACCATCAAAGGCATGATCAGTAGTCGAATTAAAATCGTAACAACGATGATTCCGACTGCGTAACTTCCCCCAAATAAATCAGAAAACCAAGTAATAACCCAAGATAATGGAAAAACAATGTAATGACTCCAAAATCCTGTTGAATCTTTTGTAATAGGATCCGTTGAATAGCCGCAACCCGAAAGTACAGCCATTAATCCAATTACCAGACTTGCGATGAGCAACTTCTGTTTGAATTGCTTTTTCTTCTTCAAATTGATGTAACCTCCCATTTCGCCTTTTTCAAATTTCCACTCATTTTGAATTGTTTGTCTTTTGTTTTAAAACAC from the Listeria seeligeri serovar 1/2b str. SLCC3954 genome contains:
- the yidC gene encoding membrane protein insertase YidC, with product MKKKKQFKQKLLIASLVIGLMAVLSGCGYSTDPITKDSTGFWSHYIVFPLSWVITWFSDLFGGSYAVGIIVVTILIRLLIMPLMVKQLKSQKAMTNLQPKIKELQTKYASKDNETKQKLQQETMRLYQENSVNPMMGCLPLLIQMPILLGFYQAISRTAEIKTDTFLWMQLGSPDPYFILPIVAALTTFASSKISMMGQTQQNKSMAMIVYIMPVMILFMGITLPSALALYWIIGNIFTVFQTLLINNPFKNKREQEALAAAQLEEERLKKKAANMKASKKGGKKRK